GCGCCTCTACCGGTGAGTCGGGGTAATGCAGTTCGGCATGGGCCAGTTGCGCCTCGCTTTTCGGCACGCTGATAAACCCGTAGCAGCCCGGCCAGTCCGGGCAGCCGAGGCCGGCGTGGGTCAGGCGCGTGTAAGCGCCGAGCAGTACGACAATCAATGCCAGCAGGGTGGCAAACAGCGCGAGGCGAAATCCAGGTTTGGCCATGACGATGCCCTTATCCGATGTTCGACAGTTTCAGCAGGTGACGCAGGTCGTTAAGCAGATCCTTGCCCTTCACGTTCGGCTCGTAGCGCAGCACCAGATTGCCGTGCGGGTCGATGATCCACAGCTGCGGCGTGGCGTGGTCGGCCGCCGTCTTGCTGAAGGCACCGGCATCCAGGGGATACCGTTGCAGTTGTGGGTATTCGCGATCGAGTTTGGCGGCGTAATCGGCGGTTAATGGTTGCGCAGCAGCGAGCGCGTGGCTGGCGCGCCCGGCCTCGCGTCCGAGACCGATCTGAATCTGCCGCGCCAGGTACACCAGCTGCTGGCAATCCACTGCGCATTCCTTCGGCGCGGTCACCAGCATCTGCCAGCGTGTTTCATCTGCCTGCACACCGAGATCGGCGCGGGTCTGGCCGTTGCCGAGCAGTTCGCCGTGGTAACTGCGCCCCTCCGGCACCCAGAACTGCAATTTGTACATGCCGGTGGCGAGCAGCATCGGCCCGACCACGCCCAGCACAATCAGCAGCAACTGAATGCGCCCGCGACGGCGACTTGGGGCCGGTTTGGCCTCAGACATGCTGGGTGGATTCATGGCGTTTCCCATGGCGGTTCTCCTTTGCGTTGTGCCAGCCCAAATAGATGTAGAGCCCGAGCAAAGCCGTGGCCATGGCGAACCATTGCACGGCGTAGCCGAGGTGTTTTTCCGGACCCATCGCGACCACCGGCCAATCGGTCTGATAGCTGGCCGGGCCGGGTTCGGCGCGCAGTTCGTAAGCGAAGCCGTCGCGCTCCAGGCTTCGCCACAACTTGGCTGGTTCGACAGCGGTGATGGTTTGCGGCCAGTGGTCGCTGACCGGATCGGCATGCAGCTGGAAGGTCGCACCCGGCGCAACGTAGACCCAGGCGTCGAGATTCAGCGTCTGCGTCGGCGTGGTGAATTGCGGCGGTACCCGGCGATCCGGCCATGGCAGCCAGCCGCGATTGATCAGCAACCATAAGCCGGTGCGTTGGTCCTGAAACGCTTGCAGCAGCTCGACGCCGACCTTGCCGTCACGCTGGCGGTTATCCAGCAACAGGCTGTGATCGGCGTCGAACTGGCCGTACAGGTGCACACGGCGATAAGCCGGATCGGTGCTGTTCAGCAGCTCGGTGCTGGCCATCGGCTCGGCGACTCGACGCTCTGCATAATTGGCCAGCAGCGCGGTTTTCTCCGCAGCGCGACCCAATTGCCAGAAACCCAGCGCGACCATCAACGGCAGCAACAACGCGACCACCACCGTCGGGATCACCCCGGGGCGAAAGCGCTTCATGGCCGCGCCAAAAGGTCAGTCGTGGTGATCGCTATACTCAATTGCATCGCCTGTCCCCCGGAGTCTTCCCATGTTCAAAGCAGCGATCGTCCTGATGCTGATTGCCACGGTGATCAGCCTGTTCAGCGGCCTGTTTTTCCTGGTCAAGGACGACAGCAGCTCCAATCGTCTGGTCATCGCCTTGAGTGTTCGGGTGGCATTGGCCGTGGTCACCGTCGGCCTGATGGCCTGGGGTTTCTACAGCGGCCAATTGGTGTCCCACGTCACGTGGTAGCGGCAAGCGGTCAGCTGCAAGCTACAAGTCAGAAGCGGTACCGCTTTGACTTGAAGCTTGCAGCTAGCAACTTGCAGCTGTTTTCAGAGCACATAAACGAAGAAGAACAAGCCGATCCACACCACGTCGACGAAGTGCCAATACCAGCTCGCCGCTTCGAAACCGAACTGGTGCTCGTTGTCGAAGTGGCCCTTCATGATGCGCATCAACATCACGAACAGAATGATCGTGCCGATGGTGACGTGGGCGCCGTGGAAACCGGTGAGCATGAAGAACGTTGCGCCGTAGATGCCGGACCCGAGGGTCAGGCCCAATTCTTTATAGGCGTGGATGTATTCCTCGGCCTGGAAGCCGAGGAACGCGATGCCCAGCAGCACCGTGATCGCCAGCCACAGTTTCAACGCGCCGCGATGACCTTTCTTCAGCGCGTGGTGGGCGATGGTGATGGTCACGCTGGAGCTGACCAGCAGAATCGTATTGATCAGCGGCAGGCCCCACGGACTGATGACTTCCTTCGCGGGCGGGAACAGTTTCGGATCAGGCGTGTTCAGCAGCGGCCAGACAAATTCGAAATTCGGCCAGAGCATGTGCGCGATACCTTTCGGCCCTTCGCCGCCCAGCGCCGGCCCGGACACGTGGCGCACGTAGAACAGCGCGCCGAAAAAGGCGACGAAGAACATCACCTCGGAAAAGATGAACCAGCTCATGCCCCAGCGGAACGAGCGGTCCAGTTGCGGGCTGTACAGCCCCGCGCGACTCTCCTTGATCACTGCCCCGAACCAGCCGAACAGCATGTAAGCCAGCAACAGGCCGCCGACGAAAAAGATCAGCGGGCCGTGGGAATCCGGGCGTGCGGCCTTCAGATCGTTGAACCAGGTCGCCAGGCCGTACACGGTGACGAACATCCCGACTGTGGCGACGATCGGCCATTTGCTCTGGGCCGGGACGTAATAGTGCTCATGAGTTGCCATTTATTGTTCTCCTTATCGGGCACGCTCAACCGCCAGTGTTAACAGCCACCGGAGGATGTCGGGCGGTGATATCGAACAGCGTGTAGGACAGCGTCAGGTGCTTCACTTCCTTGGGCATGTCGCGGTCAACGATGAAACGCACGGGCATCTCGATCTGTTCACCGGGCTGCAGCACCTGCTGGGTAAAACAAAAACATTCGGTCTTGTGGAAAAACGCTGCCGCGTTGCTCGGCGCGATGCTCGGCACCGCTTGCGCGCTCATCGGTTTGTCGGTGGGATTGCGCGCGATGAACACCATCTCGTTGACCGCGCCGGGGTTGGCGGTCAGCTCGTCGTGCTTGGGGTAAAAGTCCCATGGCATGTCGGCGGTGTTGGTCGACAAGAACTGCACGCGCACCTGGCGCGAGGTGTCGACCACTTGCTCGCCCGCGTATTGCCCGCCGGTCTTGCCGTTGATGCCGAAGGCTTTGCACATCACGTCGTAGAGCGGCACCAGGGCAAAACCAAAGACAAACATCGCCACCACCACCAGCAACAGGCGGGTGACGAGTTTCTTCAGCGAGATCGAGTCAGCCATGGTTCATGCCTCCCCCGAGAACCCCTGTGGGAGCGAGCCTGCTCGCGAAGCAGACGCCGCGGTGCGTCAGACACACCGCGTCATCGTTCTTCGCGAGCAGGCTCGCTCCCACAAAGAGATCCGTGTTCATTTCACTTCCGGCGGTGTGGTGAAGGTGTGATACGGCGCCGGTGACGGCACGCTCCATTCCAGTCCTTCGGCGCCATCCCACGGTTTGGCCGGTGCCGGTGGGCCGCCACGGATGGTCTTGATCACAATGAACAGGAAGAAAATCTGCGTGGCGCCGAACATGAACGCGCCGATCGACGAGACCATGTTGAAGTCGGCGAACTGCAGGTTGTAGTCCGGAATCCGTCGCGGCATGCCCGCCAGCCCAACGAAGTGCATGGGAAAGAAGGTCAGGTTCATACCGACGAACGACAGCCAGAAATGCAGCTTGCCGAGGGTTTCGTCGTACATGTGCCCGGTCCACTTCGGCAGCCAGTAATAGGCCGAGGCGAAGATGCCGAAAATCGCTCCCGGCACCAGCACATAGTGGAAGTGCGCGACCACAAAGTAGGTGTCCTGATACTGGAAGTCCGCCGGGGCGATAGCCAGCATCAACCCGGAAAAGCCGCCAATGGAAAACAGGATGACGAACGCCACCGCAAACAGCATCGGCGTCTCGAAGGTCATCGAGCCTTGCCACATGGTGCTGGCCCAGTTGAACACTTTCACCCCGGTCGGCACGGCGATCAGCATGGTCGCGTACATGAAGAACAACTCGCCCACCAGCGGGATGCCGACCACGAACATGTGGTGCGCCCAGACGATGAACGACAGGAAGGCGATGCTCGCGGTGGCGTAGACCATCGAGGTGTAGCCGAACAACGGCTTGCGCGCGAAGGTCGGGATGATCTGGCTGACCGCGCCGAAGGCCGGCAGGATCATGATGTACACCTCGGGATGCCCGAAGAACCAGAACACATGCTGGAACAGCACCGGATCACCGCCGCCGGCCGCGCTGAAGAAACTGGTGCCGAAGTGGATGTCCATCAGCATCATCGTCACGCACCCGGCCAGCACAGGCATCACCGCGATCAACAGGAACGCGGTGATCAGCCAGGTCCAGACGAACAGCGGCATTTTCATCAGGGTCATGCCGGGGGCGCGCAGGTTGAGGATGGTTGCGACCACGTTGATCGCGCCCATGATCGAACTGATGCCCATCAAGTGAATGGCAAAAATGAAAAACGTCACGCTTTCCGGCGCATAGGTCGTCGACAGCGGCGCATAGAACGTCCAGCCGAAATTCGGCCCGCCACCGGGTGTGAACAACGTCGACACCAGCAGCAGGAACGCGGCCGGTAACAGCCAGAAGCTGAAGTTGTTCATCCGTGGCAGGGCCATGTCCGGCGCGCCGACCATCAGCGGGATCATCCAGTTGGCGAGGCCGACGAACGCCGGCATCACCGCGCCGAAGACCATCACCAGGCCATGCATGGTAGTCATCTGGTTGAAGAACGCCGGCTCGACGATCTGCAGCCCGGGTTGGAACAGCTCGGCGCGAATCACCATGGCGAACGAGCCGCCGAGGAGGAACATGCAGAACGCAAACCACAGATACAGCGTGCCGATGTCCTTGTGGTTGGTGGTCAGCACCCAGCGCATCAGGCCTTTGGCCGGACCGTGGGCGTGGTCGGCGTGACCGTGGTCATCGATGACAGCGCTCATGGCCGGTCTCCTTCACGTGAGTGGACGGGGCAGGCCGGTGCGCGGGGCGCCGACCGATTCACGAAGTACGCAATTGACCGGCTCATTTGCTTTCCGCCTGTTTCAGCTCCAGCACTTCTTTTGGCGTGACCATGTCGCCCTTGTTATTGCCCCAGGCGTTACGTTCGTAAGTCACGACCGCTGCGATATCGACTTCCGACAGCTGCTTGCCGAACGCCGCCATGGCGGTGCCGGGCTTGCCGTGGAAGACAATGCTCAGGTGACCTTCTTTCGGCCCGGTGGCGATTTTCGAGCCTTTCAGTGCCGGGAACATCGGCGGCAGGCCCTGGCCTTCGGCCTGGTGACAGGCCACGCACGTGATGTGGTAGACCTTGTCGCCGCGCTCCTTGAGCTCGTCGAGGGTCCATTCCTTACTGGTCAGTTCTTTGAGCTGCGCCGCTTCGGCTTTGCGCTCGGCGAGCCATTTTTCGTAGTCGGCCTTTTCCTTGACCTCGACCACGATCGGCATGAAGCCATGATCCTTGCCGCACAGTTCGGCGCACTGGCCACGGTAGAGGCCGGGCTTGTCGATGCGCGTCCAGGCTTCATTGACGAAGCCCGGAATCGCATCGCGCTTGACCGCAAAGGCTGGCACCCACCACGAGTGGATGACGTCAGCCGAGGTCACCAGAAAGCGCACCTTGGCGCCAACAGGCAGCACCAGCGGCTTGTCGACTTCGAGCAGGTAATGCTCGCCCTTGGCTTGCTGGTTGTGAATCTGTTCGGCGGGGGTGGCCAGGTTGCTGAAAAACTCGACGTCCTGGCCCAGGTATTTGTAGTGCCATTTCCATTGATAGCCGGTGACCTGGATATCGATGTCCGGCTCGCTGGTGTCGTACATCTTGATCAGCGTCGCGGTGGCAGGGACGGCCATGGCTACCAGAATCAGCAGCGGCACGATCGTCCACATGATTTCGACGCCGGTGCTTTCATGGAATTTTGCGGCGACCTGCCCGGTGGAACGGCGATGTACCATCATCGACCAGAACATGGCGCCGAAGACGATGACCCCGATCACCACACAGATCCAGAAAATGGTCATGTGCAGGTCGAATACTGCGTGACTGATTTCAGTCGCTCCAGGCGCCATATTCACAGTCCAGGCCGCGTTGGCCTGGCTGAAAATCGACCACAACAGGAGGCCCATCCAGACGTGTGGATGTCGCATC
This window of the Pseudomonas fluorescens genome carries:
- the ctaD gene encoding cytochrome c oxidase subunit I, translating into MSAVIDDHGHADHAHGPAKGLMRWVLTTNHKDIGTLYLWFAFCMFLLGGSFAMVIRAELFQPGLQIVEPAFFNQMTTMHGLVMVFGAVMPAFVGLANWMIPLMVGAPDMALPRMNNFSFWLLPAAFLLLVSTLFTPGGGPNFGWTFYAPLSTTYAPESVTFFIFAIHLMGISSIMGAINVVATILNLRAPGMTLMKMPLFVWTWLITAFLLIAVMPVLAGCVTMMLMDIHFGTSFFSAAGGGDPVLFQHVFWFFGHPEVYIMILPAFGAVSQIIPTFARKPLFGYTSMVYATASIAFLSFIVWAHHMFVVGIPLVGELFFMYATMLIAVPTGVKVFNWASTMWQGSMTFETPMLFAVAFVILFSIGGFSGLMLAIAPADFQYQDTYFVVAHFHYVLVPGAIFGIFASAYYWLPKWTGHMYDETLGKLHFWLSFVGMNLTFFPMHFVGLAGMPRRIPDYNLQFADFNMVSSIGAFMFGATQIFFLFIVIKTIRGGPPAPAKPWDGAEGLEWSVPSPAPYHTFTTPPEVK
- a CDS encoding cytochrome c oxidase assembly protein; amino-acid sequence: MADSISLKKLVTRLLLVVVAMFVFGFALVPLYDVMCKAFGINGKTGGQYAGEQVVDTSRQVRVQFLSTNTADMPWDFYPKHDELTANPGAVNEMVFIARNPTDKPMSAQAVPSIAPSNAAAFFHKTECFCFTQQVLQPGEQIEMPVRFIVDRDMPKEVKHLTLSYTLFDITARHPPVAVNTGG
- the coxB gene encoding cytochrome c oxidase subunit II; the encoded protein is MMRHPHVWMGLLLWSIFSQANAAWTVNMAPGATEISHAVFDLHMTIFWICVVIGVIVFGAMFWSMMVHRRSTGQVAAKFHESTGVEIMWTIVPLLILVAMAVPATATLIKMYDTSEPDIDIQVTGYQWKWHYKYLGQDVEFFSNLATPAEQIHNQQAKGEHYLLEVDKPLVLPVGAKVRFLVTSADVIHSWWVPAFAVKRDAIPGFVNEAWTRIDKPGLYRGQCAELCGKDHGFMPIVVEVKEKADYEKWLAERKAEAAQLKELTSKEWTLDELKERGDKVYHITCVACHQAEGQGLPPMFPALKGSKIATGPKEGHLSIVFHGKPGTAMAAFGKQLSEVDIAAVVTYERNAWGNNKGDMVTPKEVLELKQAESK
- a CDS encoding cytochrome c oxidase subunit 3, with protein sequence MATHEHYYVPAQSKWPIVATVGMFVTVYGLATWFNDLKAARPDSHGPLIFFVGGLLLAYMLFGWFGAVIKESRAGLYSPQLDRSFRWGMSWFIFSEVMFFVAFFGALFYVRHVSGPALGGEGPKGIAHMLWPNFEFVWPLLNTPDPKLFPPAKEVISPWGLPLINTILLVSSSVTITIAHHALKKGHRGALKLWLAITVLLGIAFLGFQAEEYIHAYKELGLTLGSGIYGATFFMLTGFHGAHVTIGTIILFVMLMRIMKGHFDNEHQFGFEAASWYWHFVDVVWIGLFFFVYVL
- a CDS encoding SURF1 family protein, coding for MKRFRPGVIPTVVVALLLPLMVALGFWQLGRAAEKTALLANYAERRVAEPMASTELLNSTDPAYRRVHLYGQFDADHSLLLDNRQRDGKVGVELLQAFQDQRTGLWLLINRGWLPWPDRRVPPQFTTPTQTLNLDAWVYVAPGATFQLHADPVSDHWPQTITAVEPAKLWRSLERDGFAYELRAEPGPASYQTDWPVVAMGPEKHLGYAVQWFAMATALLGLYIYLGWHNAKENRHGKRHESTQHV
- a CDS encoding twin transmembrane helix small protein, whose amino-acid sequence is MFKAAIVLMLIATVISLFSGLFFLVKDDSSSNRLVIALSVRVALAVVTVGLMAWGFYSGQLVSHVTW